From a region of the Haematobia irritans isolate KBUSLIRL chromosome 4, ASM5000362v1, whole genome shotgun sequence genome:
- the LOC142234453 gene encoding RNA-binding protein 45-like — protein MFDNRSQSRDGGRGGRGGGNDSVDEPPMSRLFIICNKAHTEQDFREAFSKYGDIEDIWVVKDKHTGENKGVTYIKYAKTSQAAKAQEEMNGQSIGTLDRTLKVLVAANRNQGCSKSDNEHEKYVRLFIVCPKTATEEDLRHEFNQWGNVEHVTLLKDKQSGNPKGFAYIRYTSFYEAAVAFENCPAKYKAVFAEPKDSGRSLRDNGRDDNSMMGGGRGNGGGGGNNFGGGFGSMGGGGGFNSGGGNFNNFGNLSCNKEMAQFLRLQNVNTPTPSCLEVIVSNCVNQDQLWRLFDIIPGLDNCKITRECGPRTNEAIVVYDSPEAAIYAKDKLHGLEYPAGERIIVKVSGMSASRIDTSFIEKRTKMDSICSVPLPPMEPLAPKDAQVAKRLFIVLTANVPISILKNVFSCWRGLMDVYFLPNKNCGYVKYADKNSALSAMQTLHGSEICGTRIKVLEAEERDRNNDDDGNRKRMRRSN, from the exons atgtttgataatcGCTCTCAATCTCGTGATGGTGGACGTGGCGGTCGTGGTGGTGGTAATGATTCAGTCGATGAACCCCCAATGTCACGACTATTTATCATTTGCAATAAGGCCCACACGGAACAAGATTTTCGTGAAGCATTTTCTAAATATGGGGACATCGAGGATATATGGGTTGTAAAGGACAAACATACTGGTGAAAATAAAGGGGTGACCTACATAAAATATGCCAAAACAAGCCAAGCCGCTAAGGCTCAAGAAGAAATGAATGGACAGTCGATAGGGACATTGGATCGTACACTCAAAGTTTTGGTGGCAGCCAA TCGAAATCAGGGttgcagcaaatcggataatgaaCACGAGAAATATGTCCGTCTTTTCATTGTATGCCCAAAGACGGCCACTGAGGAGGATTTGCGTCACGAATTTAATCAATGGGGCAATGTGGAACACGTTACTTTACTCAAGGACAAACAATCTGGTAATCCCAAAGGATTTGCCTATATTCGTTACACTAGTTTCTATGAAGCTGCCGTTGCATTCGAGAATTGTCCTGCCAAATATAAAGCTGTGTTTGCCGAACCCAAAGATTCTGGACGTTCACTACGTGACAATGGTCGTGATGATAATTCTATGATGGGAGGTGGCCGTGGCAACGGTGGCGGTGGTGGCAACAATTTCGGTGGTGGCTTTGGCAGTATGGGAGGTGGAGGCGGCTTTAACTCTGGTGGGggcaatttcaataattttggcAATCTCTCATGTAACAAAGAAATGGCCCAATTCTTACGCCTTCAAAATGTCAATACACCTACTCCGTCTTGTTTGGAGGTCATTGTCAGTAATTGCGTCAACCAGGATCAGTTATGGCGATTGTTTGATATAATCCCTGGTTTGGATAATTGCAAAATTACCAGAGAAT GTGGTCCACGCACAAATGAAGCCATTGTAGTCTATGACAGTCCAGAAGCAGCCATATATGCCAA agaTAAACTTCATGGTTTGGAATATCCTGCCGGTGAACGTATTATTGTAAAGGTATCTGGTATGAGTGCATCACGTATTGATACTTCTTTTATTGAAA AACGTACAAAAATGGATTCCATTTGTAGTGTACCATTACCACCAATGGAACCCTTAGCACCAAAGGATGCCCAAGTAGCAAAACGTTTATTTATAGTTTTGACAGCG AATGTTCCCATTTCTATTTTGAAGAATGTATTCTCTTGCTGGCGAGGTTTAATGGATGTCTATTTTTTGCCCAATAAGAATTGTGGTTATGTTAAATATGCTGATAAAAATTCTGCTCTAAGTGCTATGCAGACATTACATGGCTCGGAAATATGTGGCACTAGAATAAAG GTCTTAGAAGCAGAGGAGCGTGATCGTAATAACGATGATGATGGCAATCGAAAACGTATGCGTCGTAGTAATTAA